In one Umezawaea sp. Da 62-37 genomic region, the following are encoded:
- a CDS encoding Rv2175c family DNA-binding protein: MSAIPAAADVLAPDLEVLDLPEVADRLGLPITRVHQLLRDGQLLAERRAGVLVVPADFIAAGGLVKGLFGTITVLRDSGYSTDEILAWLFTEDETLPGSPIEALRGDRGREVKRRAQALAF, translated from the coding sequence GTGAGTGCGATTCCCGCCGCTGCGGATGTATTGGCCCCCGACCTGGAGGTCCTGGACCTCCCCGAGGTCGCCGACCGCCTTGGCCTACCCATCACCCGTGTCCACCAGTTGCTCCGCGACGGGCAGCTGCTCGCCGAACGGCGTGCCGGTGTGCTCGTCGTGCCCGCCGATTTCATCGCGGCTGGCGGCCTGGTGAAGGGGTTGTTCGGCACGATCACCGTGCTGCGCGACTCCGGATACTCGACCGACGAGATCCTGGCCTGGTTGTTCACCGAGGACGAGACGTTGCCCGGTTCGCCGATCGAGGCGCTCCGCGGTGACCGCGGTCGTGAGGTGAAGCGCCGGGCTCAGGCGTTGGCCTTCTGA
- the mptB gene encoding polyprenol phosphomannose-dependent alpha 1,6 mannosyltransferase MptB — protein sequence MASTPSLPRSSAASAQQAPTAATRTPSEPTGIPIRTILLGVAGVSLISLGGAGAGAVLKTDPLLTDLSLSWVRYGHGHDLATALLYAGLGLVIWAWVRLGRMVHRRHVGTAAVLIAIVAWTLPLLLSPPLFSKDVYSYLAQGQLALHGFDPYRVGPAALPSPLSDNVSWVWQNTPAPYGPLFILIAKTVVWATNAGVIGGVVLMRLVLAAGLALMCWSLPGLARHLGGRPAVALWLAGANPLMLIHLIGGGHNDILMAGLMAAGVLLVLDKRHVLGIVLVALAVAVKATAAVALPFLVLVWAARLDGSRRARLGKAIGGGVAVFVGVFALCSVVAGVDLGWIPALSSSSTIVNWLSLPSAVGDFVYTLVSLVVKVEPGVFMAVARAAGSVLLVYIAWRQWRAAEDGGPNAIRHAALTMLAVALLSPATLPWYFSWPLVLGAGLAWTATGLTAVVFFSSVLLLVTFPNGDTALYSWGYLALTAAVSALAAVSLTRPDPLELSSRYGPRP from the coding sequence CGCGTCCGCGCAGCAGGCGCCGACCGCTGCTACCCGCACGCCGTCGGAACCCACCGGCATCCCGATCCGGACGATCCTGCTCGGCGTCGCGGGCGTCTCCCTCATCTCGCTCGGCGGCGCGGGCGCGGGCGCGGTCCTCAAGACCGACCCGCTGCTGACCGACCTCTCGCTGAGCTGGGTCCGCTACGGCCACGGCCACGACCTGGCGACCGCGCTGCTGTACGCGGGCCTGGGGCTGGTGATCTGGGCGTGGGTGCGGCTGGGGCGGATGGTGCACCGGCGGCACGTCGGCACCGCGGCCGTGCTGATCGCGATCGTGGCGTGGACGCTGCCGCTGCTGCTGTCGCCGCCGTTGTTCAGCAAGGACGTGTACAGCTACCTGGCGCAGGGGCAGTTGGCGCTGCACGGGTTCGACCCGTACCGGGTGGGGCCCGCGGCGCTGCCGTCGCCGCTGAGCGACAACGTGAGCTGGGTGTGGCAGAACACCCCGGCGCCGTACGGGCCGTTGTTCATCCTGATCGCCAAGACCGTCGTGTGGGCCACCAACGCGGGCGTCATCGGCGGCGTGGTCCTCATGCGGCTCGTGCTGGCCGCCGGGCTCGCGCTGATGTGCTGGTCGCTGCCCGGCCTGGCCCGGCACCTCGGCGGTCGCCCCGCCGTCGCGCTGTGGCTGGCGGGCGCGAACCCGTTGATGCTGATCCACCTGATCGGCGGCGGCCACAACGACATCCTGATGGCCGGCCTGATGGCCGCGGGCGTCCTGCTCGTGCTCGACAAGCGCCACGTCCTGGGCATCGTCCTGGTCGCCCTCGCGGTGGCGGTCAAGGCCACCGCCGCGGTGGCGCTGCCGTTCCTGGTGCTGGTCTGGGCCGCCCGACTGGACGGCTCGCGGCGCGCCCGGCTCGGCAAGGCGATCGGCGGCGGGGTCGCGGTGTTCGTCGGCGTGTTCGCGCTGTGCTCGGTCGTCGCGGGCGTGGACCTCGGCTGGATCCCGGCGCTCAGCTCGTCCTCGACGATCGTGAACTGGCTGTCGCTGCCCAGCGCCGTCGGCGATTTCGTGTACACCCTGGTCAGCCTGGTCGTGAAGGTCGAGCCGGGCGTCTTCATGGCTGTCGCGCGCGCCGCGGGCTCGGTGCTGCTGGTCTACATCGCCTGGCGGCAGTGGCGGGCCGCGGAGGACGGCGGCCCCAACGCCATCCGGCACGCCGCCCTCACCATGCTCGCCGTCGCCCTGCTCTCGCCCGCGACGCTGCCCTGGTACTTCAGCTGGCCACTGGTCCTCGGCGCGGGCCTGGCGTGGACCGCCACCGGCCTCACCGCCGTCGTGTTCTTCTCGTCGGTGCTGCTGCTGGTCACGTTCCCCAACGGCGACACCGCCCTCTACTCGTGGGGCTACCTGGCCCTGACCGCCGCCGTCTCCGCGCTGGCCGCCGTGTCGCTCACCAGGCCGGACCCCCTGGAACTGTCGAGCAGGTACGGGCCACGGCCGTGA